In Lysinibacillus sp. FSL M8-0337, the following proteins share a genomic window:
- the ccpA gene encoding catabolite control protein A, whose translation MTVTIYDVAREANVSMATVSRVVNGNQNVKPATRKKVLEVIERLEYRPNAVARGLASKKTTTVGVIIPDIANNVYAELARGVEDIATMYRYNIILANSDQHEDKELQLLDTMLGKQVDGIVMMSDEVTEKMQQSMDHSPVPIVLAGSVDESQTIATVNIDYFQAAYEAISLLIQNGHTRIGFVTGPLTYTINGKFKLEAYKKALQDAGLSIDESLIAAEESSYDMGLEAWETLSALENPPTAYFAGSDELAIGLIHGAQDAGKNVPEDIEVISFENSKLARMVRPQLTSVALPLYDIGAVAMRLLTKLMNKEPVEDEAVILPHRIEHRQSVKSK comes from the coding sequence ATGACTGTTACAATTTATGATGTTGCACGAGAAGCAAATGTTTCGATGGCAACCGTTTCTCGTGTAGTTAATGGTAACCAAAATGTAAAACCAGCAACACGAAAAAAAGTATTAGAAGTAATTGAACGATTAGAATATCGTCCGAACGCAGTAGCGCGAGGGTTAGCGAGTAAGAAAACAACAACAGTTGGCGTGATTATCCCAGATATTGCAAATAACGTTTATGCGGAGCTGGCACGTGGTGTGGAGGATATTGCGACAATGTATCGCTACAACATTATTCTTGCCAACTCGGACCAACATGAAGATAAAGAGCTACAGCTGCTAGATACAATGTTAGGCAAACAGGTGGACGGTATTGTCATGATGAGTGATGAAGTAACAGAGAAAATGCAACAATCGATGGATCATTCGCCAGTTCCGATAGTTCTTGCAGGTTCTGTAGATGAATCACAAACAATTGCCACTGTGAATATTGATTATTTCCAAGCAGCGTATGAAGCGATTTCGTTACTGATTCAAAACGGTCATACACGAATCGGCTTTGTAACAGGCCCACTTACTTATACAATTAATGGAAAATTCAAGCTTGAAGCTTATAAAAAAGCATTGCAAGATGCAGGCTTAAGTATAGATGAATCACTAATTGCTGCAGAGGAATCTAGCTATGATATGGGCTTAGAGGCATGGGAAACGTTATCTGCTCTAGAAAATCCTCCAACTGCTTATTTTGCAGGCAGCGATGAACTCGCTATCGGATTGATTCATGGTGCGCAGGATGCTGGGAAAAATGTGCCAGAGGATATCGAGGTCATCAGTTTTGAAAATTCTAAGTTAGCTCGTATGGTACGCCCACAGCTTACAAGTGTAGCACTACCGTTATATGATATCGGAGCTGTTGCGATGCGATTATTGACTAAACTTATGAATAAAGAGCCTGTTGAAGATGAAGCGGTTATTTTACCACATCGCATTGAACATCGACAATCTGTTAAAAGCAAATAA
- a CDS encoding cell division FtsA domain-containing protein produces the protein MSSKLFALDIGTRSVVGIILQEDNDHFHVQDILVKEHKERAMVDGQIHNVMYVAELINEIKQELEEKHGPLSKVSVAAAGRSLKTEQASVTINIRNRPIFTEEDISRLELQAVQQAQQQLLQHKEDTKTSHYYCVGYSVLYYRLDGEEIGSLLDQQGDEAQIEVIATFLPRVVVESLIAALKRANLEMDALTLEPIAAINVLIPPTMRRLNVALVDIGAGTSDIAITDKSTVVAYGMVPTAGDEITEALSDHYLLDFPVAEEAKRQLHCSEEILIQDILGFDQYYPKEEVLTAIEPAVKQLAKAIGEEILRLNNRTAPKAVMLVGGGSLTPNLTTEIGLVLDLPANRIAVRGVDAIQNLTKEAHIKASPELVTPIGIAIAAKKMPIQYMSLTVNEQIVRLFELKEMTVGDAFLAANIRAKQLYGKPGHGLSISVNGQDIFIPGGHGQPAQILVNGQQSSTKTIIKTGDAIQLIEGQDGLPATATIRDIVDQAVIKTITIQETKYVIEPKITVNGSSVSMDALVNDRDIISYEIAETVEDVFTSTNNTHILKQFESYVIYVDGKPLYLPAFSANLLINGKPGKLSYAVQHNDTITFSQPSLPTVQRIADHLNVLLEDKIIVHFQQELLELRKTTNEVLVNQAVVSPLSTVPNGATVSIQEKDRSPWIYQDVFRFSNWQLPTTFKGNFTILRNGQPATFDTEIFGGDQLEIVLEEAPLSL, from the coding sequence TTGAGTTCAAAATTATTTGCGCTTGATATCGGTACACGTTCTGTTGTTGGCATTATTTTACAGGAAGATAATGATCATTTTCATGTACAAGATATTTTAGTAAAAGAGCATAAAGAACGGGCCATGGTAGATGGTCAAATACATAATGTCATGTACGTGGCAGAGTTAATTAATGAGATAAAACAAGAGCTCGAAGAAAAGCATGGACCTTTGTCCAAAGTTAGTGTTGCTGCTGCAGGTCGTTCATTAAAAACGGAGCAGGCAAGTGTGACCATTAATATTCGTAACCGTCCTATTTTTACTGAAGAAGATATTAGTCGCTTAGAATTACAGGCGGTTCAACAAGCCCAGCAACAGCTCCTACAACATAAAGAGGATACGAAAACAAGTCACTATTATTGCGTTGGTTATTCGGTCCTTTATTATCGTCTAGATGGTGAAGAAATCGGTAGCCTTCTTGATCAGCAAGGTGATGAGGCACAAATCGAAGTGATTGCCACTTTCCTTCCTCGTGTTGTAGTGGAATCACTGATTGCCGCATTAAAACGGGCAAATTTAGAGATGGATGCACTAACATTAGAGCCCATTGCTGCCATTAATGTGCTCATTCCACCTACGATGCGCCGTTTAAATGTTGCACTTGTCGATATTGGTGCTGGTACATCAGATATTGCCATTACCGATAAAAGTACAGTTGTTGCCTATGGTATGGTGCCGACAGCAGGAGATGAAATCACCGAAGCACTTAGTGACCATTATTTGCTCGATTTCCCTGTTGCGGAAGAGGCAAAGCGCCAACTGCATTGTTCAGAGGAGATTTTAATTCAAGATATTTTAGGATTCGATCAATATTATCCTAAAGAAGAAGTGCTTACTGCAATTGAACCAGCTGTTAAACAACTTGCAAAGGCGATTGGAGAAGAAATATTACGTCTTAATAATCGAACTGCTCCTAAAGCCGTAATGCTCGTTGGTGGAGGTAGTTTAACACCTAACCTTACAACTGAAATCGGTCTAGTCCTTGATTTACCAGCAAATCGTATTGCCGTTCGCGGTGTCGATGCCATTCAAAATTTAACAAAGGAAGCGCACATTAAAGCATCCCCTGAATTAGTAACACCTATTGGCATAGCTATTGCTGCAAAGAAAATGCCGATTCAATATATGAGCTTAACGGTAAATGAACAAATTGTACGCCTTTTTGAATTAAAAGAAATGACTGTTGGCGATGCCTTTTTAGCTGCCAATATTCGTGCTAAACAATTATATGGCAAGCCAGGTCATGGTTTATCCATTAGTGTGAACGGACAAGATATTTTTATACCTGGTGGCCACGGCCAACCAGCACAAATTTTAGTAAATGGACAACAATCCTCTACAAAAACAATTATTAAAACGGGTGATGCCATTCAGCTAATAGAAGGACAAGATGGTCTTCCGGCTACTGCTACAATAAGAGATATAGTGGATCAAGCCGTCATTAAAACAATCACAATTCAAGAAACAAAATATGTCATTGAACCTAAAATTACAGTTAACGGTTCATCCGTTTCAATGGATGCTCTCGTAAACGATCGTGATATTATTTCATATGAAATAGCTGAAACAGTAGAAGACGTGTTTACATCGACGAACAATACCCATATACTAAAACAATTTGAATCGTATGTTATATATGTCGATGGCAAGCCATTATATTTACCAGCGTTTTCCGCGAATTTACTAATTAACGGAAAACCAGGAAAGCTGTCTTATGCTGTTCAACATAACGATACTATTACTTTTTCGCAACCATCGTTACCAACAGTACAGCGAATCGCTGATCATCTGAATGTGTTGCTGGAGGACAAAATCATTGTCCATTTTCAACAGGAACTGTTAGAGCTTAGAAAAACGACGAATGAAGTACTTGTGAATCAAGCTGTTGTTTCACCGCTTTCTACGGTTCCTAATGGAGCGACAGTTAGCATTCAAGAGAAAGATCGAAGTCCTTGGATTTATCAGGATGTATTCCGCTTCTCGAATTGGCAGCTCCCAACAACATTTAAAGGCAACTTTACGATTTTGCGTAACGGACAACCCGCAACCTTTGATACAGAAATTTTCGGTGGCGATCAATTAGAAATTGTACTCGAAGAAGCACCTTTATCATTGTAA
- a CDS encoding bifunctional 3-deoxy-7-phosphoheptulonate synthase/chorismate mutase: protein MSQKDLESLRSQIDGLNLEILRLINERAAVVDEIGKIKEKQGVNRYDPLRERHMLDLIKEHNHGPLNQMTVDYIFKQIFKTALKQLEADKKKELLVSRKKKSEDTVINVNGELIGQGKPSFVFGPCAVESYEQVAAVAASIKAKGEKLIRGGAYKPRTSPYDFQGLGLEGLKILKRVSEEYGLGVITEIVTPGHLEEALDYIDVIQIGARNMQNFELLKAAGATNKPVLLKRGLAATIDEFIHAAEYIMSKGNENIILCERGIRTYEKATRNTLDISAVPILKQETHLPVFVDVTHSTGRRDLLLPCAKAAIAIGADGVMAEVHPDPSVALSDSQQQMDIPTFDTFYETLQKFMKNHEIHA from the coding sequence ATGAGCCAAAAGGATTTAGAAAGCTTACGTAGTCAGATTGATGGATTAAACTTAGAAATTCTTCGTCTAATTAACGAACGTGCAGCTGTAGTAGATGAAATCGGTAAAATTAAAGAAAAACAAGGTGTTAATCGCTATGATCCATTGCGCGAACGACATATGCTTGATCTAATTAAAGAGCACAATCACGGTCCATTAAACCAAATGACGGTAGATTATATTTTTAAACAAATCTTTAAAACAGCTTTAAAACAACTTGAAGCGGATAAAAAGAAAGAATTACTTGTATCACGCAAGAAAAAATCAGAAGATACTGTCATTAATGTTAATGGTGAACTAATCGGCCAAGGAAAACCATCTTTCGTATTTGGTCCATGTGCTGTTGAATCATATGAGCAAGTAGCAGCTGTTGCAGCATCTATTAAAGCTAAAGGTGAAAAGTTAATCCGTGGTGGAGCATACAAACCTCGTACTTCTCCATATGACTTCCAAGGTCTTGGATTAGAAGGGCTTAAAATTTTAAAACGTGTATCGGAAGAATATGGTTTAGGTGTTATTACAGAAATTGTGACACCAGGTCATTTAGAAGAAGCGCTGGATTACATTGATGTGATTCAAATTGGTGCTCGTAATATGCAAAACTTCGAATTATTAAAAGCAGCTGGTGCTACAAACAAACCGGTACTATTAAAACGTGGTTTAGCAGCAACGATTGACGAGTTCATTCATGCAGCAGAATACATTATGTCTAAAGGAAATGAGAACATCATCCTTTGTGAACGTGGTATTCGTACGTACGAAAAAGCAACACGTAACACATTAGATATTTCAGCAGTCCCAATTTTAAAACAAGAAACACATTTACCAGTATTTGTCGATGTAACACATTCAACTGGTCGACGTGACTTATTATTACCATGTGCGAAAGCAGCAATTGCCATTGGAGCAGATGGTGTAATGGCAGAGGTGCATCCAGATCCATCTGTAGCACTTTCTGATTCACAACAACAAATGGATATTCCAACATTCGATACATTCTACGAAACGCTACAAAAATTCATGAAGAATCATGAAATTCATGCCTAA
- the murC gene encoding UDP-N-acetylmuramate--L-alanine ligase, with protein sequence MTVFHFTGIKGSGMSSLAQILFDAGEQVQGSDIDKYFFTEQPLRERNIPILTFNADNIKEGMTIIAGNAFPDDHPELVRAREIGVEIIRYHKFLGEYIGNYTSIAITGAHGKTSTTGLMAHVVGGYKPTSYLIGDGTGAGHENANFFVMEACEYRRHFLAYNPDYAVMTNIDFDHPDYFANIEDVYAAFQSLALQVKKAIIACGDDEHLQRIQAKVPVVYYGFGAENDFEARNVEKTTEGTTFDVFVRNEFYSTFFIPLFGDHAVLNTLAVITLCQYEGISSEIIQERLNTYKGVKRRFTESKIGDHVLIDDYAHHPTEIRATIQSARQKYPERELVAIFQPHTFTRTQAFLQDFADSLSLADAAYLCDIFGSARETQGALSIQDLASLIEGSAVITTEGIDVLTKHKGAVFLFMGAGDVHKFQDAFEDVLKNNETA encoded by the coding sequence ATGACAGTTTTTCATTTCACAGGCATTAAAGGTTCTGGCATGAGTTCGCTTGCACAAATCTTATTTGATGCTGGTGAACAAGTACAGGGCTCAGATATTGATAAGTATTTCTTTACGGAACAACCGTTACGTGAACGAAATATTCCAATTCTTACTTTTAATGCGGATAATATTAAAGAAGGTATGACAATAATTGCAGGGAATGCTTTTCCTGATGACCATCCTGAATTAGTCCGAGCACGTGAAATCGGTGTAGAAATTATTCGTTATCACAAATTTCTTGGTGAGTATATTGGCAATTACACATCCATTGCCATTACAGGTGCACATGGCAAAACCTCTACAACGGGCTTAATGGCGCATGTTGTTGGTGGATATAAACCAACATCGTATTTAATCGGAGATGGTACAGGTGCAGGACATGAAAATGCAAACTTCTTTGTGATGGAAGCATGTGAGTATCGTCGACACTTTTTAGCCTATAATCCTGATTATGCAGTCATGACGAATATTGACTTTGACCATCCAGATTACTTCGCGAACATTGAAGATGTGTATGCAGCCTTTCAATCACTTGCCTTACAAGTGAAAAAAGCAATTATCGCATGTGGTGATGATGAGCATTTGCAACGTATTCAAGCGAAAGTACCTGTTGTTTATTATGGATTCGGAGCTGAAAATGACTTCGAAGCACGTAATGTTGAAAAAACAACGGAAGGCACAACATTTGATGTATTTGTTCGCAATGAATTTTATAGTACTTTCTTTATTCCGTTATTTGGCGACCATGCAGTGTTGAATACATTAGCTGTTATTACACTTTGCCAATACGAGGGTATTTCATCAGAAATCATTCAAGAACGTTTAAACACCTATAAAGGTGTAAAAAGACGTTTTACGGAATCGAAAATCGGGGATCATGTGTTAATTGATGATTACGCACATCACCCAACAGAAATACGTGCAACGATTCAATCGGCTAGACAAAAATATCCAGAACGTGAATTAGTAGCTATATTCCAGCCACACACATTCACACGTACGCAAGCATTTTTACAGGACTTTGCTGATAGCCTTAGTTTGGCAGATGCCGCATACCTTTGCGATATTTTTGGTTCTGCAAGGGAAACGCAAGGTGCACTGTCAATTCAAGATTTAGCCTCTCTTATTGAAGGCAGTGCTGTAATTACTACAGAAGGTATTGATGTTTTAACAAAGCATAAAGGCGCAGTGTTCTTATTTATGGGCGCAGGCGATGTGCACAAATTCCAAGATGCCTTTGAAGATGTACTAAAAAACAACGAAACAGCTTAA
- a CDS encoding DUF948 domain-containing protein has product MEVILYIAAIIAAIGFLFLCVSVGMTLFSLKSILSSLSGTLSGIEKQMEGITRETTSLLIKTNSLAEDIQEKSEQLNSVVHAVKGMGESVNGLNASVQQITSSISKSVEQNEEKIAQVVQWSNVAMGIADKWKKRKIIEQAPEIMPEDVYNFEQVQADKPKRKWGRKK; this is encoded by the coding sequence ATGGAAGTCATTTTGTATATCGCAGCAATTATTGCAGCAATCGGTTTTTTATTTTTGTGTGTCAGCGTCGGTATGACGTTATTTTCGCTCAAATCAATTCTTAGTAGTTTATCGGGTACATTATCGGGCATTGAGAAACAAATGGAAGGCATTACACGTGAAACGACTTCTTTGTTAATTAAAACAAATAGCTTAGCCGAAGATATTCAAGAAAAATCTGAGCAGTTAAATTCTGTTGTTCATGCAGTGAAAGGAATGGGTGAGTCTGTAAACGGTTTAAATGCATCCGTACAGCAAATTACGTCTTCTATTTCTAAAAGCGTTGAACAGAACGAAGAAAAAATTGCGCAAGTTGTACAGTGGAGTAATGTCGCAATGGGCATTGCAGATAAATGGAAGAAGCGTAAAATAATTGAGCAGGCACCAGAAATAATGCCTGAGGATGTATATAATTTTGAACAAGTTCAAGCGGACAAGCCGAAAAGAAAATGGGGTCGCAAAAAATAA
- a CDS encoding YtxH domain-containing protein, whose translation MTTQKPNFNEVKEQQLESTLPQLYNSQESIYEEERVNMKDFVIGALVGGIVGAAAGLLLAPKSGKDLRSDVAVQAVNLKDKSADFSSTAKDKTVQLSKQIQEQSSQLVEKVKTLKSAKAPTVFDDGTVSFEGEEPLDEFIDGVEVKQEDVAEATEQTVEKQEDAQEVRA comes from the coding sequence ATGACTACACAAAAGCCAAACTTTAACGAAGTGAAAGAACAACAACTTGAAAGTACATTACCACAGCTTTATAATTCGCAGGAATCGATCTATGAAGAGGAGCGTGTAAACATGAAAGATTTCGTCATTGGCGCTTTAGTTGGAGGTATAGTGGGGGCAGCAGCAGGGTTATTATTAGCTCCAAAATCAGGGAAAGATTTACGTAGTGATGTGGCAGTGCAAGCCGTTAATTTAAAAGATAAAAGTGCAGACTTCTCGTCAACAGCGAAGGATAAAACTGTACAACTATCAAAACAAATTCAAGAGCAATCTTCACAATTGGTAGAGAAAGTTAAAACGCTTAAGTCCGCAAAAGCACCAACTGTTTTTGATGACGGTACGGTTTCTTTTGAAGGGGAAGAGCCACTTGATGAATTCATTGATGGTGTTGAAGTAAAACAAGAGGACGTAGCAGAAGCAACGGAACAAACTGTTGAAAAGCAAGAGGACGCACAAGAGGTTCGTGCGTAA